Genomic segment of Sebastes fasciatus isolate fSebFas1 chromosome 3, fSebFas1.pri, whole genome shotgun sequence:
TAACAAAAGAGCTAAGTTAAGTAAAAGAACCAAACTAACCCCTAAAGTTTTACCCATAACTAACTGAACTGGTGAGCCGgcaaaaaggaacaaaagaggGGAAGCCACCTGAGCCCAGCTCTTACAGAGCCGTCGGAGCCGGGTGCTTCCCTCTACCCCTGAACAACATAACCCCAAACTAAACCgtgacaaacagaaaaaaacaccgaAAACTAGACCACCGGACTCACCAGAAAagataaagaacaaaacaaaactacaagtgGTCAATGCTACTGCCAGGCCAGGCCAGAGTGGAAGTGAGAGTGATCCCAAATCCCATCCCCCTCTTTATTGGCTGCATGATCAGAAGGAGGGGGAGCATAACATGTACCAACATGATTTGTTGTcctgatattatatatattattaatattaattttaatgatattaataattccatttaatattttcttaaacCAGCTCCTATCTGCGTCCCCATCACCAGCGATTCCCTCCATCAGAACTCTCTGAGGAGGGTCGTTATTAACCTGCTGGTCACCCAACTCATTTAAACAGTGGGACAGATTGATAATACTCTTGTCAGTATTGGACAATTTGTTGTTTGTCTCCTGAATGTAGATTATTGTGCCCTGAATGTAGATGACTGTGTCCTGGGTGCTCTGTGGACGTCTTTCTTCGAAtctcaatactttctgaagAAGTTTCTGATTTTTATCCTGTGACAGACCGAGCAGGAAGCGCAGAAACATGTCCCATCGTCCACAATCGCTGGCCAAAGCCATATTCACCGCGTCCTTGTGGAGGAGCAGGATGGGAGGTTTTCCTTTCTTACTTTTCTTTCTTGTAAGCAGATTTTCTCCGCTATTTAAGAAGGTCTCTGATACGTACAGAGCTGCAAGAAACTCCTGAATACTTAAATGTGTGAAAGAGTAAATTTCTTGTTTGTGAAGACCATATTCTTTTCTTATGCTCTGTGTACAAAGTCCTGAATAAACTGCAGCTTTCAGATCAATCTTACAacttttcaagtctttttcataAAAGACTGTTTTGCCCTTCTGAAGCTGTTCAAATGCCAGCTTTCCATGTTTCATAATAATGTATTTGTCTTCTTCAACTTCCTGATAATGCTTCTGGTGTTTACACTTTGTCTGGCATATCAGGAAGTGTAAATGCATTTCAGTCAACGCCTTGGGCAACTCGCCTTTATCAGTTTCTGTTAGGAGATTCTGGAGAACTGTGGCTGAAATCCAACAGAAGAATGGGATGCGGCACATGTTGTACAGACTTCTCATCGGCTTTGACTGAAGATGATCGAGGATATTCTGAGCCATAAGGTTGTTAACAACTTTATTCTTAAAGTACTCTTCCTTCTGCTCATCATTAAAGCCTCGTACCTCGATCACCTTGTCGATGTATTCGGGAGGAATCTTAGTGGCTGCAGCTGGTCTACTTGTGACCAAGATCCAAGCTTTGTGCAGCAGTTTCCCTGAGATTAAGTTGGTTAGCAGGACGTCTACTGTAGTGGTCTTTGTAACACTGCGGCACATCTCATTGTTTTCAAAGTCCAGAGGTAATCTGCattcatccaggccgtcaagGATGAATAAAATACGTGAACTGCTATAGTCTGATGCTTCCAAATCCTTCACTTCTTTAAAAAAGTGACCTATCAATTTCGTAAGACTCCAGTCATCgtcattttttaataaattaaggtCTCTGAATGTGATTGGAAATATGAACTGAATAGTTtggttggcttttcctgctgcCAAGTCCTGTATGAATTTCTGCACAGCTACAGTTTTCCCAATGCCAGCGGTTCCCTTCATCAGAACTCTCTGATAAAGGTTTTCTTCATCTGATGAAGGTTTTAAAATGTCATTGAGTAATTGAATTACTTCGTGTTCGTTATTAACCTCCCCGCTGCCTCCTTTTGTGATGTAAAGGTCCGTGTAGATCTTGTTCAAAAGAATCGATGATCCTTCTTCCTTTGTTCCTTGAGACAGacgttttgttttatttctaagGTAAGATTTTAGTTCAGCACTGCACCTTTGGAGTTTGTTTTCTGAAAGTTGAATAAAATCATAGTTATATAATTTTCTCGTACTCTTCAAAGTTAGCAAATATGGTACgcctatgtacagtatgtgtgctaGCTTTTCAGACAACTCAAacagacaaaacacaacaaccaGACCCAAACAATCCTGGGTCAAGACTtgcaccgatcagccataacattaggacagcatgggccccctgaccggtctgcggctacgcagccccatgcgcaacaaactgtgatgcactgtgtgttctgacacctttctatcggaaccagcattaactttttcagcaattagagctacagtagctcttctattggattggacaacacgggccagccttcgctccccacgtgcatcaatgaacCTCGGGTTTGACCCTGTCGGTtgtccttccttggaccactttatgtaggtcctgaccactgcagaccaggaacatcccacaagagctgcagttttggagatgctctgacccagtcgtctagccatcacaattgggtccttgtcaaagtcgctcacagcCTTACgtttgcccattttttctgcttccaacacatcaacttcaaggtcaaaatgtttacttgctaatcgaatattaatcgcgatcacgattttggcttcccacaattaaatgaacatgaccGCCGCGATATTGTAGTAtgcgtgctccgctcatagaaaactctgctgcataaatcaagcgcttcctaaactaagaGCTAGAGTTGCActgtcaatcagcagccgaTTGAAGCCAGGCGTTTTTTAGCATTCTCATATGCTcatatatctgttttttttgccgatcgtacacacatgtgcagccgcCACATACACCACTTAATCAGACTCTTATtgtattgtaattcattcccatcaTGATGCGTTCATATGTAATCATATTTCATATGTAAAATTGAGTTTtaggcgagaaacttgaataaatatgtttttttgaaggagatgttttcacatcaatatgaAATAGGCTAATAGAGAGGggattatgacctgtttaacttccttacactagctctaagcagcttataatatataattaaaactaaaaaaaaatgtatcaataaaaattaaataatttatttccttattatttgaattgtgtgtttttatgctaacaaccactatagatgacaatataATAGCactttggccataatcgtgcagccctaatggtaatgtcacattttcaggttcaaaATCTCCACAACACCTTCTTAATAATTCACTCTCGTTTTGTTTTAATAACAGAAGTAACGTTTTGTCATTTGGTTGTGAAAGATCAATATGACATCTCATATTTTTTAAGTCTTTAAACAGCACAATACCTTCCGTTTTGGGAGAAACAGCAAAAGTGTTGTCTGTCCTGACAGGAGATGGGgctgaaacacaaacatgcaaCATCTCTTGAGAAATGCAAAATAATTAAAGGCATTTTGTTGGTTACACTTTAAGCATGTACATAGTTAGacataaataaaggaattattTGGTTTATGAATACAGGGGAAACATTACCAGACATGTTGACGTTGATCGTTATATCCCCTTCTACAATAACATCTGT
This window contains:
- the LOC141764502 gene encoding NLR family CARD domain-containing protein 3-like, yielding MGTVSKPGLAVDPETSPCSKPQIKAGSTAVTAQYGSAITTPQLTDVIVEGDITINVNMSAPSPVRTDNTFAVSPKTEENKLQRCSAELKSYLRNKTKRLSQGTKEEGSSILLNKIYTDLYITKGGSGEVNNEHEVIQLLNDILKPSSDEENLYQRVLMKGTAGIGKTVAVQKFIQDLAAGKANQTIQFIFPITFRDLNLLKNDDDWSLTKLIGHFFKEVKDLEASDYSSSRILFILDGLDECRLPLDFENNEMCRSVTKTTTVDVLLTNLISGKLLHKAWILVTSRPAAATKIPPEYIDKVIEVRGFNDEQKEEYFKNKVVNNLMAQNILDHLQSKPMRSLYNMCRIPFFCWISATVLQNLLTETDKGELPKALTEMHLHFLICQTKCKHQKHYQEVEEDKYIIMKHGKLAFEQLQKGKTVFYEKDLKSCKIDLKAAVYSGLCTQSIRKEYGLHKQEIYSFTHLSIQEFLAALYVSETFLNSGENLLTRKKSKKGKPPILLLHKDAVNMALASDCGRWDMFLRFLLGLSQDKNQKLLQKVLRFEERRPQSTQDTVIYIQGTIIYIQETNNKLSNTDKSIINLSHCLNELGDQQVNNDPPQRVLMEGIAGDGDADRSWFKKILNGIINIIKININNIYNIRTTNHVGTCYAPPPSDHAANKEGDGIWDHSHFHSGLAWQ